A genome region from Candidatus Parcubacteria bacterium includes the following:
- the rpmJ gene encoding 50S ribosomal protein L36, whose amino-acid sequence MKVRSSVKKMCKDCKVVRRKGRVYIICSKNPKHKQRQG is encoded by the coding sequence ATGAAAGTTAGGTCATCGGTGAAAAAAATGTGTAAAGATTGTAAAGTCGTCCGAAGAAAAGGGCGAGTTTATATTATTTGTTCTAAAAATCCGAAGCATAAACAACGCCAAGGGTAG
- the infA gene encoding translation initiation factor IF-1, producing MGNLNNKNSNKTKIEGIVLETLPSLKFKVKLDDGREIIAYLAGRLRMYRIKILAGDKVTIEMGPYDENRGRIVYRGK from the coding sequence ATGGGGAATTTAAATAACAAAAATTCAAATAAAACAAAAATAGAGGGAATAGTTTTAGAAACTTTACCTAGTTTAAAATTTAAAGTAAAGTTAGATGACGGAAGGGAAATAATTGCTTATCTTGCCGGCCGGTTGCGTATGTATAGAATTAAAATTTTAGCTGGTGATAAGGTAACAATAGAAATGGGTCCTTATGACGAAAATAGAGGCAGGATTGTATACAGAGGGAAATAG
- the rpsK gene encoding 30S ribosomal protein S11 — MGKKRIIQKTEKELIQEKEKVDAAVKKETKIQPSRKINEGRVCIYSSYNNTIITLTDLQGNILSWASAGNIGFRGTKKATPFAASKVAEALIQRAQKIGIERIQIIVKGVGSGRDSAIRALASRGFDILSIKDVTPIPHNGCRPRKARRV, encoded by the coding sequence GTGGGTAAGAAACGTATTATTCAAAAAACAGAAAAAGAGCTGATTCAAGAAAAGGAAAAAGTAGATGCTGCTGTAAAAAAAGAGACAAAGATTCAACCTTCCAGAAAAATAAACGAAGGCAGAGTTTGTATTTATTCTTCTTATAATAATACTATTATTACACTGACTGATTTGCAGGGAAATATATTAAGCTGGGCAAGCGCTGGCAATATCGGTTTTAGGGGAACAAAAAAAGCTACCCCTTTTGCCGCTTCAAAAGTCGCTGAAGCATTAATCCAACGGGCTCAAAAAATAGGAATAGAAAGAATTCAAATAATAGTAAAAGGCGTTGGCAGTGGCAGAGATTCAGCAATAAGAGCCTTAGCAAGCAGAGGTTTTGATATTTTATCTATTAAGGATGTTACACCTATACCTCATAATGGGTGCAGGCCTAGAAAGGCAAGAAGAGTATAA
- a CDS encoding alanine--tRNA ligase translates to MNSDKLRKNFLDFFKKRKHKIVSSSSLLPSDSTVLFTTAGMQQFSLYLSGEKDVLKDFKTRHLANCQKCFRSDDIEEIGDDTHNTFFEMLGNWSIGQDEKGHYFKQGTIKYALEFLINELKLDKNKFYITIFKGNEEIPKDEESIKIWKKQGIPGERIKEFSEEDNLWGPVGETGICGPCSEIHYDRGKEFGCGDTDCGPNCSKCQRFIEIWNLVFIEYLKNKNGNYQKLSQKNVDTGMGLERVLAILENKHSAYETDLFLPIIQEIERQSSKKYENNKKYFRIIADHIRGSVFLISEGVFPSNIEQGYVLRRILRRAIRYGKIIEAGPGFLIPLANKTIEIYKDIYPEVFSKQPDILTVIQKEEEKFEKALEVGIKETNIIIVKGDITGKQAFDLYQNYGFPIEMIEEIAKEHNKKVDKQGFEKALKDHQEISRAGKEKKFGGGGKFSSKLHTATHLLHSALRQVLGDKVKQMGSDITSERLRFDFSFDRKLAKEEIKKVEDLVNQKIKQDLEVKKQEMPLEKALKSGALAFFKEKYPEKVFVYSIQVFSKEICAGPHVKRTGELGKFKIIKEESSSAGIRRIKAILEK, encoded by the coding sequence ATGAATTCTGATAAACTGCGCAAGAATTTTTTAGATTTTTTTAAAAAAAGAAAGCATAAAATCGTATCGTCTTCTTCTTTGCTGCCTTCTGATTCTACTGTTTTATTCACTACTGCTGGAATGCAGCAGTTTTCTTTGTATTTATCTGGCGAAAAAGATGTTCTAAAAGATTTTAAAACAAGACACTTAGCTAATTGCCAAAAATGCTTTCGCAGTGATGATATTGAAGAAATAGGCGATGATACGCATAATACTTTTTTTGAGATGTTGGGAAACTGGTCAATTGGCCAGGATGAAAAAGGACATTATTTTAAACAAGGAACAATTAAATATGCTTTGGAATTTTTAATCAATGAACTTAAATTAGATAAAAACAAATTTTATATTACTATATTTAAAGGAAACGAAGAAATTCCTAAAGACGAGGAATCTATAAAGATTTGGAAAAAACAAGGTATTCCAGGAGAAAGAATAAAAGAATTTAGCGAAGAAGACAATCTTTGGGGCCCAGTAGGAGAGACAGGAATTTGCGGACCCTGTTCAGAGATTCATTATGACAGAGGAAAAGAATTTGGCTGTGGAGACACAGATTGCGGTCCTAATTGTTCTAAATGCCAGCGTTTTATAGAAATATGGAATCTTGTTTTTATAGAATATTTAAAAAACAAAAATGGCAATTATCAGAAACTTTCTCAGAAAAATGTAGATACTGGAATGGGTCTTGAAAGAGTTCTGGCAATTTTAGAAAATAAACATTCAGCTTATGAAACAGATTTATTTCTGCCGATTATTCAAGAAATAGAAAGGCAATCTTCAAAAAAATACGAAAACAATAAAAAATATTTTAGAATTATAGCAGATCATATCCGTGGTTCTGTATTTTTAATAAGCGAAGGTGTTTTTCCTTCCAATATAGAACAAGGATATGTTTTAAGGCGGATTTTGAGAAGAGCTATCCGTTATGGTAAGATAATAGAAGCAGGACCAGGATTTTTAATTCCTTTAGCAAATAAAACAATTGAGATTTATAAAGACATTTATCCCGAAGTTTTTTCCAAGCAACCAGATATTTTAACTGTTATCCAAAAAGAGGAAGAGAAATTTGAAAAAGCCTTAGAAGTTGGTATTAAAGAAACTAATATAATCATTGTCAAAGGAGACATTACAGGAAAACAAGCTTTTGATTTATACCAAAATTATGGCTTTCCAATTGAAATGATAGAGGAAATAGCAAAAGAGCATAATAAAAAAGTTGACAAACAAGGTTTTGAAAAAGCGCTTAAGGACCACCAGGAGATTTCCCGGGCTGGCAAAGAAAAGAAATTTGGCGGCGGCGGAAAATTTTCTTCAAAACTTCATACTGCTACTCATCTTCTTCATAGCGCTTTAAGACAAGTTTTAGGAGATAAGGTTAAGCAGATGGGCTCTGATATTACTTCAGAAAGATTAAGATTTGATTTTTCTTTTGATAGAAAGCTGGCCAAAGAAGAAATAAAAAAAGTTGAGGATTTAGTCAATCAAAAGATAAAGCAGGATTTAGAAGTTAAAAAACAAGAAATGCCGCTGGAAAAAGCATTAAAATCAGGCGCTTTAGCGTTTTTTAAAGAAAAGTATCCAGAAAAAGTGTTTGTTTATTCAATACAAGTTTTTTCTAAAGAAATTTGCGCTGGCCCTCATGTCAAGAGAACTGGAGAATTGGGAAAATTTAAAATTATAAAAGAAGAATCAAGCAGCGCTGGCATCAGGAGAATAAAAGCCATTCTTGAGAAATAA
- the rpsM gene encoding 30S ribosomal protein S13, translating to MPRIAGINIPENKQIEIALTYIYGIGRSLAKEILTETEIDHYIPASKLSPEQINALREAIEKKYKIEGDLRRERIVAIKRLKDIGCLKGIRHIKNLPVRGQRTKSNNRTVRGNVRKTVGSGRKPPPTAK from the coding sequence ATGCCACGTATAGCAGGGATAAATATCCCGGAAAACAAACAAATAGAAATTGCTTTAACCTATATTTATGGAATAGGCCGTTCTTTGGCTAAAGAAATTTTGACAGAAACAGAGATTGACCATTATATTCCTGCTTCTAAATTGAGTCCAGAGCAGATTAACGCGCTTAGAGAAGCCATTGAAAAGAAATATAAAATTGAGGGAGACCTTAGGCGCGAAAGAATAGTTGCCATAAAGCGCTTAAAAGACATTGGTTGCTTAAAGGGTATCCGTCATATTAAAAATTTACCAGTTAGAGGCCAAAGAACTAAAAGCAATAATAGGACTGTTCGCGGCAATGTAAGAAAAACAGTTGGTAGCGGAAGAAAACCGCCTCCAACAGCAAAATAA